The Novipirellula aureliae genome segment GTGAAACACCCGGGACGTATCTGGATTTCCATAAGCCTTACACGTGGTTTGCCAACGACCCTAAACAAGGTGAGCCGTAAAAAGCAGAACCAATCGATCAACCGCAGTCGGCCACGGCCGTTTACTCTGTGGTCAGCGTTAATCTGGCCGACGCGGTTATCGTTAACGTTCGCCGACTGAATCCCGGCACCTGGCCACGTGTATGAGCGAAGAATCCGCCGACGAGCAAACATCCGTGCAGAGACCGCAGTTTTCGCTCCGCACGCTGTTCAAGATCACGACATACTCCGCAGTCCTTATCTACATCGTCTGGAACTCATGGGATCATTTGGGATTAACTTTGATCGTATTCATCCTAATGTCTCCATTCATCTTCTTTGCCGAGATCATTGACTTGGTGCTGGGCGTAAAGAAGCGATGACATGGTCGACGCTGCATTCGGATTCCTGTCGCGTTGTCACCCGCGGCATCCTATAATGAAATCACATGCGGCCTTGTTGCCGAACCGACTGCAACTCACGTCTTCTCCCGCGGCGACTGTCATAAAGCGGCGAACCATGGGTTGCAACGGAGACATCTGAGGCACGTTGTCTAGGGCGGTTCTAGCGCGTGATGGATTTTTTTTGACATTTTATGCACCGATAAAGTGGTGGTTTCTAACAGGTTTTCAACAGCGTTTGATGGTGTCATTGAGATTGTAGTAGAATTCATGAGGCTTCTTTCGCATGTATTGTCGAACCACGATGTCCAAATTGTTGGTTACGACCATTAACACCAAGTGAGCGAATCCTCGTGATTCAGCTCGTTTATTACACCGAGAGAAGCCATTTTCATTTAAAAATCCAATCAGTCCACCTAAGAGTATGTGCACCGGAGTGGCGGTGGTTAGGTTTTTCGTTTGCTTGCAAGTCTTTCGCCGCCACCCGGTGATGTCTACCGTTGAACTTAATCGAATCACTCTGGTTCAGGTCGTTGTCTCTATTGCTGGGGTGACTGCCCGCATCCCTGCGGGAAGAGGGTTGGCGTCCATGCCAACCAAGAACGGGATCGATGAGCTTCGCTCGCTGTTTTTTTGAAGGCATGCGATACACGCTGCGCTGGCTCGGTTCTCGTGATCGTCAGAACGAAATTGCTGGCTTGTTTTGCGAGCCAAAAGGGGTACAGCCACACTGTCAGAATCCTGACCACATGTTGCTCGGGAACTATTTTGTTCGTTTGACGGTTAAAACGATTAAATGACTTGCGCCGGTTACAGTTACGACCTTTACTTGAGTACTTAACGCGATCAAAAACGTCTTTGATCGCGGTTTTTAATCACTCAAGTTTGGATTGTTTACCACGATGACCCCCTACCGAAAACGTCTTTGTCCGCTCACCAAGCGACTCGCAGAAGATATGAAGATTCGCAACATGGCGGATCGAACCATCGACGCTTACACCTACCACGCCGCCAAGTTCGCCGACTTTATTAAAAAACCGCTCGACCGGGTAACCCCGGAAGACGTTCGATCCTTCCAGCTTTACCTAATTGAAACCAGAAAGCTGGCCTATAGTAGCTTCAATCAAGCGGTTTGCGCGTTACGATTTCTCTACACCCATTCGATCCGTGTCCCTTGGCCGGTTACCATGGTGCCGTTTGGGAAACGACCTAAGACGCTACCGGTGGTCCTCGGCCGACAAGAAGTCGACGAGCTACTGCGATGCACAAAGAATCTCAAACAACGAACCTTCATCACGACCCTCTATGCGACCGGGATGAGGTTCTCCGAAGCAGCCAACTTGAGGATCGAGGACATCGATTCGAAGCGGATGCAGATCCACATTACCCACGGCAAGGGAGCCAAACAACGACAAGTTCCGCTCTCGCCAAGGTTGCTCAAAGAGTTGCGAGAGTACTGGATACAGTACAAGCCGCCGTCGCTTCTATTTCCCGGCAAGAAACCGGGGTCGACCTTCACGCCGAAAATGGTCTACGCCGAGAGTGACTACAAGGAACTGTGTGAGTACTTAGACCGCGAGTATGGTATTGGCTATGAGGACTGGTATGCGGAAAGTGCGGTAGAAAGTGCAATGAAGAGTCCACCAGAGCCCCTGCTGAGCAGTTGTACTTTGCGGGACTGTGTCCGAGCACCGACTTTGTGATAGACTCACTCTAAGCGGATTGCCGACGTAAGCGATCACGCGACAAAGTGCAACGCACATTCTATCCGTGGACCAGGCGAAACAAGTCAACCATTGATCAAGACCTTTCCACGCCTGGTCCCCGGATAGAATGCAATTCGCTATCGACTGATGCATTTCTAACCGGCCTGTGA includes the following:
- a CDS encoding tyrosine-type recombinase/integrase, whose protein sequence is MTPYRKRLCPLTKRLAEDMKIRNMADRTIDAYTYHAAKFADFIKKPLDRVTPEDVRSFQLYLIETRKLAYSSFNQAVCALRFLYTHSIRVPWPVTMVPFGKRPKTLPVVLGRQEVDELLRCTKNLKQRTFITTLYATGMRFSEAANLRIEDIDSKRMQIHITHGKGAKQRQVPLSPRLLKELREYWIQYKPPSLLFPGKKPGSTFTPKMVYAESDYKELCEYLDREYGIGYEDWYAESAVESAMKSPPEPLLSSCTLRDCVRAPTL